The window GAGCACTGTTCGATTTACTCTTCTTGCAGCGTCTCCCCGTCGATCACACGCCCGACGAACAGCGGCGTCTCGGTCGGCCGATCACGGATGTAGAACAGGAACGGCCGGTCGACGACCATCTCGACGTGATCGGCTGGCGCGCTCTCGTCCATCGCGACTGCCGTCGCCGCCGCGGCTTCGGTACCCTCCTCGTCGACCTCGATGAAGCTCTGGTGGATGATCTCGCTGATCTCGAGCCCGCCGTCGCCGTCGATTCCGCTGAAATCCCCCGCGAGCGGCATCCCGAGGTCTGCCATGACGTCGAGCAGGCTGAACCGCGACTCGATGCCGAATTTCGGCATGGTGAGATCGACCTGAGGAACTGTCGTCGCTTCGAGCAGCGTCGCCAGCCGGTCGACGGAAAACGCTTCCTCGAAGTCCTCGAACTCGCCGTCGGCGGGGAGAATCACGATCATGCTGGTCTCCTGGTTGGCGTAGGGGAGCTCGACGAGCTGGTGCCCCTCGATTTCGGCGTACGGGAGCTCGGTCGACTGGTACATGAGCTCGAGTTCGGTTTCGGAGCCGTCGAGACCCGTGAACGTCCCGGGAGACGTATCGGCGGGATCGAAGTCGTGACGCCACGGCGCGAGGAAGTAGATGGCGTTGGTCAACACGAGCCTGGTGAGACTGGAGATGTCCCCCGGTTGCAACAAATCCTCGATCCGGTCGTTCGTCCGCTCCTCGACCCACGCGTTGATCGTCTCTCGGGCGGCGTCGGTATCCCCCGAAAAGTCCACGAGTTGCATCCCGGCTCCGTAGTATGCCTCGAGCAGGTCGAGGAACTCCTCGCGAAACCCGTACCCCTCCTGGCCCCACAGGGCGTTTCCGGTGGCGAGTTGGAACGCCGGCGTGTCGTCGTTTTCGTCATCGTCGGCACCGTACGGCGTCTCGACCGATTCGCCGTCTTCGTTTCGGCGGGCGAACTCCGCCTCGAGCGCACCGAAAGCGGCGTGGATGTCGTCGCCCTCGAGGCGGAATTGCAGGGCCTCGGCCATCGCTTCGGCGGTCTCCCCGCGGGCGCCGGCGTAGGTCATCGCCAAGGCGACGGAGACGCTGTACGGCGAGACGAAGAGGTTCTGGGTCGGTGCCTCCCCGCGGAGTTGTGCCAGCAGCGTCAGCGAAAAGTCGACGTTCCCCCTGATCTGGGTCGCCAGCGCGTCGTCGTCGATGTCGGGATCGGTCACGAAATCGAGCTGTGGAAACGCCGGGACGTCGTAGTCGTCGAAGCCGTTTCCGTCCGGTTCAGGCGGCGAGGTGTCATCGATCGAGTCGCTATCGCCGTTTCCAGTTCCCGTATCGTCGGTGGCTGGATCGTCCTCACCGCTCAGACAGCCAGCCATCCCGGCGACGAGCGCGCCGGTGAGCGCGAGGACGTGCCGGCGGTCAATCGGTGGTGACGCACGAGTCGGTGTCTCCATAGGTGAGACTCCGCAGGAACCGATAAACCCCTTTGGCAGACTGAAAGAACCATTTTACCGTCTGTGATGGTGTTACGTGCTGGCAATGTGCCGGCGTTCCCACGGTAGTACGCCCACACTGTGACCTCTTTACATCAACAGAAAGTGTTACGTCGCTCGAGGCGATAGAATACGTCGTGACTGCCGTAAACACTGACGTCCTCGTCGAGTTCGCGATACTTCTCATGTACACCATCATCGCGGGCATCCTCACGGCGATGGGTGCGGCTGCGGAGTACCTAAGCGTCCAGCAACTGGGTTCCGGGGAACTGGTCGCCGCTGTCTGGCTCGCTGCCCTCGGCGCGATTATGCTTTACGCGGGCATCTATGGAATCGGCTATCAGAAAGTACTCGTCCGTTTCGTCTAGACAACTGATGCTTTTCCGATGACTCGATGCTCTCGAGCGAGCGCTCAAATTCCGCGTTCGTTTGTTCACCAGTAGCGCGTGCGGTAGCGAACTACCGACGTAAAATCAGCTTGAGCACGTCTTCGTCCTCGAGCACGTGCTGGTCGCCGACCTGTTGCTGGTCGTGAGTGGCACTGGGCCCCGAAACGCGGGCGAACCGGAACCGCTCTTTCATCTCGCCGCCGAGTTTCTCGACGGCCTCCTCGATCGTCGACCCTGCCTGGATCACCAGCGGTTCCTCGTAATCGACACCGCGTCCCGGCTTGTCCATGTAGACCCGGATCAGGTCGAGGTTGTCCCACATCCGATCTTTCAGCGCCTCGAGCCCCTTCTCCTCTTCGGCGCTGATGAACGTCACCTCCTCGGGGTCGAGACCGCGCTCGCGTAGCTGTTCGTCGACGGTCTCCTTGTACTCGGGGGTGATCAGATCGACCTTGTTGACGCAGGTGATCGACGGGATGTACTCCCGGTTCTCCATGAGTCCGTCGATGAGCCGGTCGATGTCGACCTTCTCTCCCAGATTGAGGTCGGCGTTGACGTACCCCTGATCGCGCAGCACCTCCTTGATCGTGTCCTCGTCGAGATCCTGGTCGGCGCTCGAGGTGATCTTGATCCCGTCTTTGATCTTCGGGCGGACGGTTACCCGCGGCGGCTCTTTGTCGACCCGGATGTTGATGTCGTACAGCTCTTCCTGGAGGCGGTCGTACTGTTCGATTTCGAACACCGAGAGGACGAAGAGGATGAGGTCGGCGTTTCGGACGACCGAGAGCACCTGTTTGCCGTCGCCTTTGCCGATCGCTGCCCCTTCGATCAGCCCGGGGACGTCGAGCATCTGGATGTTCGCTCCGCGGTGTTTGCACATCCCCGGGTTCACGTCGAGCGTGGTAAACTCGTACTCGCCAGTTTCGCTTTCGGCGTTCGTCAGCGAGTTCAGCATCGACGACTTGCCGACGCTCGGAAAGCCGACGAGGGCAACTGTCGCATCGCCGGTTTTTTCGACGGAGTAGCCGGTTCCACCGCCGGCCGAGGACTGATTCTGGAGTTTCTCCTTTTTCTCCGCGAGTTTGGACTTTAGCCGGCCGACGTGGGCCTCTGTCGACTTGTTGTAGGGCGTATTGGCGATCTCTTCTTCGATTGCATCGATCTCCTCCTCGAGCCCCATTCTACCTAGAGTCACCCGGCCGTGGCGAAAAACCCTTTCGACCTCACGCGGCGGGGAGGGTCGAGTCACAGCGATTCGTTCCTCGAGAGTGATCCACTCGTTGGTACCGTTTGCAGGCTTACCGACACTTCGACACACATAAACGAGGGGCTTGTCATCCTCCGAGTGTACGCATGCCAGATCCGTCGAGTTTGCGTGATAGTACCCAGATCGTTCTCCCCCAGGAGGCTCTCAGGGGCCTCGAGGCGCAACTCGACGAGGAGTTCACGGTCACGATTTTCCCGGAGGGTGAGCACCATTGTCGGATCATCGGTAGCCCGGTCGAGATCAAACAGGCGAGTGACTTTCTGGCGCGGCAGGGCGTGAGCGTGCCGTAATCCGTCGTACCCAACTGACGGCCACACTATTCCCTGGTAGAAACGGTCGTTTTTCCTGGTAGAAAACAGTCGTTTCGACTTCGAGTACGAGGAGGAATCGAACTCGAGTCTGTCTCGAGTCAGTGACGGAACGCCGTTCGAGAGTAAATCGTCGGGGGAAATTTCACTTGTGCTCGTGCCCGTTATAGTGCTCGTCGCCTTCGTGCGGGGCAATCACCGTTAACAGTTCCTGCCCCAGTTCTCCGGTCACGTCTCGAACCCGGTTCGTTTCGGAATCGTACGCGACCAACCCGGAGTCTTCCAGTTTCGGTAGATGGATATGGTGGAGTGCCGTGTGGACACGTCGTCGATCGGCGTCGGTTGGGGGTTCCCCATCTAACGTATGTTCGGCAACGACGTTTGCGAGTTCGGAAACCGCCATGGCTTGCTCGTCTGCGTCGTTCAGTAACCGAAGAATCGCCCGTCGCTGGTCGTTAGCTACCGCGAGGAGCACTGCTTCGGGAGTGGGTGCGCCCTCGCTTTCAAGAGTCTTGCTCGTCGAAGACGCATCACTCGTCGTGTGATCCATATCCACCTAGTCTGGTGCAAGCCCCCTGAGGGCATCGCATGGTGGATAAGGGTGACGGCCGTGTTAGTCCTCCGTCTTGGGAGGGATGATTGTGTAGGAAACGAGGGCGACAATCGCTCGGCGGAGTCGTTCCGTCACGGCTTGATCGGAAATCTCGAGTTCGTCCGCGAGTTCCTTCGTCGTACAGCCTCTGGGAATGTCGTAGTAGCCGTTCTGGACGGCGAGCGTAATCGCTTCGCGCTGGGGCTTGCTCAAACTGTACCACGGGCCAGCGTCGGGTTTCGTCGGGTTATACACCCGCGTGGCCTCCAACGAGACCTGTGCGTCTTCACAGTGTGACGTAAACTCGCTGAGTGCATCGTGGTTGGGAAATCGCAATTCGAACTCCCAGACGTCGGGAGTGCCGATGGCACTCAGGAGCTGACCATCCGTCTCTCTGATCGCTCGAAAGACGTGGTCGTGGTTCGCATCCCAATCGAGGGTAAAGAGCGCTCGATCCTCGAATACGTCCACTTCCGACGCGTCGTTGACTGCCGGATGCCGCTGGACGTTCTCGAGAAACGAGTGGCGCGTGGTGTTGTGAATCCAGAACAGCGGAACGGTGGCTTCGCCGATCGGAACGAGCGTTTCGAGTTCGATGGAGGTGACCCCTTCCACGTGAAGGATCCGTCCAAGTTCGAAGTCAGCAGATGGAATCTGGAATTCGACGATTACGCTCATTACTTCCCTGTCACAGTCGTTGGGTATGCCCATACAAAACCGGGTGGCATGATACACCAAGCTATCTTATTTGACGACGCGGAATACCACAATCGAACCATGGCACACCACCCACGTGGACTATCGACTGTCATGTCGAACTGGTCTGTATGGCTACCGTGATGGAGTTTACGAGTCCGGCGGACGAGTTCCCGCTGGGGACGGTCTTCGAAAACCTACCGGCGGTATCGGTCGAACTGGAACGACTCATCCCACACGAGACCTTAATCATCCCGTACTTCTGGGTGCGCGGCGCGGAGGCCGAGGATATCGAAGCCGCGTTCGAAGCACACGCCGGGGTGATCAACATCGAACTCATCGACAGCGTCGACGACGAGTATCTCCTGCGTGCGGAGTGGGAGGAGACGTATTTTGGCCTTCTGAGTGCCCTCGCCAGCGCTAACATCGCCGTCCTTTCCGGGGTCGGGACGAACGACGGCTGGCGGTTCGAGGTTCGCGGGGAGAATCGCGAGGCGGTCAGCGAGTTTCGAACGATCTGTCAGAACCACGATATTCCTATCGAGATCACTGCCGTACACGAGTTGCTCCCAGTTCAGGGCGATGGGTACGAACTGACTGAGACCCAGCGAGAAGCGCTGGTGTTGGCCTACGAACGTGGGTACTTCGATTCACCACGCGAGGCGTCACTCGAGGAAGTCGCTACGGAACTCGGCATCACCCAGCAGTCGCTGTCGTCCCGACTCAGACGTGGGCACAGACGGCTCATCGCCGGGACGCTCATCCGCTGATGAGCAACTCCAGTCACGGCCACTGGCTGTATTAATACCTCCTGTATAATCAGTACTGCTTTTAACACGCGTCAAACCGTTAGGATAGGGTAGAACAGAATGATTGCCACACAGTCGGGTGTCGAGTTGGAGTCGCTCGAGTATCAGCAGGACTCGAAGACGTATCGGGCCCAGTACGACCAGGACACGACAACCGCCAGTATGGCTGTCGTCGCGACAGTGACGAACGCCCTGGGGGTGGATCCGCTCGAACTGAATCCGCTTCACGACATCATCGACACTGATGCAGTAAATGAGTTGCTACGGGATCGAAACCTGCCGAACGGGTTCGTCCACCTCTCGTTTAGGTTCGCAGGGTGCGATATCTCGGTCTCAGGCGACGGCGTCGTGACAGCCACCCCTTCCGAACTGGACGGGGGCGCCAACGTGGACACAGGGGCCACACACGTATGACCACTACCGAGGACGCGCTCTCGTCCGACGAAGACTTCCAGGCAGAACTGCAAGCGCTCTTGCTTCGGGCGTACACCGCTGACATAGATCTCGAGGGCGGGTGGGACTGTCGAAACGGCGACGGTCATCCGGACTGGGACGTGATCGTCACCGAAGTTCGCAAACCCGACGAACAGGAGTAGTCGGGTTCAGTCCTGGATTCGACCGAGAAATGCCTCGAGGTAGTCCTCGATGCGGGTTGCGACGCGTTCGCTGTATTCCCAGAGCGCGGCGTTGAGTCGCTCTTCGGTTTCATCGTCGAGCCCCGTTCCGCCCTGGAGAACTGAGTCGGCGGTAATCTGTGGGTGGTACACACAGACGACCCCAAGTGGCATGTCCGAATCGGTGACACCGGCCGTGTGAATGCCGTACCGGTCGGTTCCCCAGACGCCGTCGCCGCCCTGTCGTTCCAGTGCTGAGTCGAGTGCGTCGAGACGCTGCACGTCGTCGTCGGTGAGAATTGATTCGTCCCCCTCGAACAGTTCATTGTATGCCGCCGTTCGAGCCCTGTTCGTCCATTCATCCAGGTGCGATTGTGCTCGTACGACCAGTTGTCGGTCGTCTGCGTCCGTAGCCATAGTCTCCTGACGACGAGCAGGTCAATAACCTTTGGAGGCCGGTTCGGGCTGTTTCGCTGTCTTCCAGCCGACGAGCCGTCTTCCAGGAATGCGTTCGTTTTTTCCAAACTACGCCCATTCGAGCGCCGACCACAGCGTTAACCCGTTCACCCACGTGTGTGTGAGTATGGCAGACACGAAAAAGGGGCGAGAGAAGCAAGCTCATGACGCGGAAAAACGGCAACGAGAGCGGGAAGTGTCGGAAGCGCGTGACCGCGCTGACGAAGCCGAACCGTCGCGTGAGGAACGAATCGAGTGGGACGATCTCGACGAATCCGGCGAAACCGCACCCGAGTGTCACCGCCGCGGGTGTGCCGAACTGGCGGCGTTCGTGGTCGTCGAACGGTACCAGGAGGAGACCGGTCACGGTGCCGTCGAAGCAACGGCCGTCCTGTGTCGAGAACACACCGCCGAGGAGAGTCCCGTGAATCTCGACGGGGCCTACGAGGACTACGTGTTTCGCGTACAACCGCTGGACGGGGCTGTCGAGACGGAGACAACGTAGCTCGACGGCAAGTGACGACTCCGCTCCAGTTGGCCCACGCCCGGGCAGGACGAACTGCTAGCGTTCGGGGTGGGTCGGCCCGTCGAATCCCCCGCGAACCAGGGGTTTCGCGATGTGGCGGCGGGCACACGGCGGCACCTCGTACCAGCCGATCTCGAGGTCACGCTCGAGCCGACGGTCGACCTTCTCCTCGGCGCTGGTTCCACAGTCTCGACAGCGATAGCCCTGATTCCGGCCAGCGCTTTTCATGCGACGGCCACACGACGAACAGGTGGGAGTCACCCGCTCCGTACGGACGAGGTCGCGAACGGCGAATTTCTCGAGTTTGAGCGTCCCTCCCGATACCTCCCCACAGGCGGTGATCCGATCACCGACGTGCAGCGACCGGACGCGGTCGCGAAACCGTTTGGTGGGCTCGAAGGCGGCACACGTGAGTCGGGGGCTCGTTCCGGTAGCCGTCTCGTCAATTGGGGTGTTCGAGCCCTTGGCTCCGTCCCCAACGGCCGGTGGCTCGCCCGCAAGCTCGAAAAAGACGTGGCCGCCGCGACGGGTTGCCGGTTCGCTGGCGACCCACCCCTCGAGTCGGTAGGCGCGGCCGTCGATGGGTTCCGACGCAAATCGTAGCGAGCCGTGGTTGCGCAGATGGACGTCGGTACCCTGGTTCGTCACGAACAGCTGTCGTCCGTCGACCGGTTCGCTTTCGATCGTGTTGGCCACCGTCCGAACGACCTCGGGGTCGTCGCCGCGGATGCCGTGTAAAATCGGCCCGGGCGTGTGTGGCACGCAGACGGTCTCTCCCTCGCCACGGTCGATTGTATCCCAGACCGTCGGATAGCCGCGATCGGCCGCCGTGAAGACGCTCTCCTCGTCGACGGCTCGAGGGGTGCCCCACCGCGCTGGCTCGCGATAGGAGATGTACTCGTAGGTCCAATCCTCGAGCGCGGCCCAGGCACCGATGGCCGCGAGCGCGCCGATGCGGCCGCGGCCGTTTCCGAGCCCCCAGTGGCGGTACCCGCTGTCGGTCGCGACGGTGACGGCGTCCTCGATCGTCAACTGCTCGCGGATGGCGTCCATAGCGAACGACCGAACCCGATCGGGTACTGCGTCGGGGTCGTGATCGGCGACGACGAGTCCTGGATTCGTCCGCTCGTCGGCGGTTTCCGATCGCTTCTCGAGGACGTCTCTTGCCACCGAAAACGCCACGTCGGGATCGTCCTCGATGTGGATCGCCAGGGCGGCGTTCCCTCGCGTCTTGTACCGGACGGCCGGATTGAGCCGGACGAGTACCAGTCGGTCGACGGTGACGTCGTCTCGTTCGCTGAGCGCGGCGGCGATCTCTGTCGCGACGTAGGTCGTACACATCCCGCGCTCGCGGGAATCCGTATCGTCCAGCCCGACGACGGTCATCGGTGGAGGTAGCGGGGCGATCGGTTAACCGGTTTCGTCTCGTCGGACGGCTGAAAAAGTTCTATATAAGGATATCGCTCAGGAAGCCGTCGAATGGCAGACAGCACGTCCCCACCACTGGGGAAACGCTCATATGGGATGAGTGACTTACTTTCCCCTATGTCCCGATCCGCACTGGTCGGCAACGTCACCGCGATGCTCGAGGACGCAGGCTTTACGGTGAGTGACCGGTGTGCGATTCGCCCAAAGAGCTTCGACATCGCTGCCCGCCGCGGTACGGATCTGGTTCTCGTCAAGATTCTGGGCAACGTCGACGCCTTCAACCAGGAAACCGGCCACGAGATGCGACGACTCGGCACTTACCTCGAGGCAACGCCACTGGTCATCGGTCTCCGCAGTCGCGACGAGGATCTAAAACCGGACGTGGTGTACTTCCGCCACGGCGTCCCCGTGTTCAGCCCCGATACGGCGTACAACCTGTTCATCGAGGGCGTACCACCACTGATCTACGCCGCGCCTGGCGGCCTCTACGTCAACATCGACGGCGACTTGCTGGCCGACGAGCGTGAGTCCCGGGAGTGGAGTCTCGGTCGGCTGGCGAACGAACTCGGCGTCTCCCGCCGGACGGTCTCGAAGTACGAAGACGGCATGAACGCCTCCATCGAGGTGGCGATGGCGCTCGAGGATCTGTTCAACGCGCCGCTGACGAGCCCCGTCGACGTGTTCGACGGCGCCGATTCGGTGTACGACCGAGAGACCCCGCCGGAGGAACCGGACGCCGACCCGGACGACGAGGAAGTCGTCGCGGTGTTGACCCGAGCGGGCTATCGCGTCCACCCGACGCTTCGTTCGCCGTTCAAAGCCGTCAGCCAGGACGAAGACGACGACGAGGACGTCGTCCTCACCGGTCACTCCCAGTTCACCAAGGCCGCCGAGAAACGCGCCAGGATCATGAGTTCGATCGGACACGTAACGCACACGCAGTCCGTCTACGTCGTCGACCGGGCCAAACAGGACGCCGTCGACGGTACCGCGCTCGTCGAACGCGAGGAACTCGAGGCGCTGGACGACGCCGCCGAACTCCGGAAGGTCATCCGCGAGCGTGCCGAGCGAGAAGAGGCGGCCTGAGACGGTCTGCTGTCGTCTCTTACCGGTGATAGACCGGGTCGGCAATCACTGAAAAGTTACAGCAAACCGTATGAGACGGTTTCTCGTCATCCTGCGGGTACGGCACGACGGACACCAGCACACTCATACGAGTCAACGAACTACCTCGATCCACGATCTCCGTGTACAGCGTCAACGTCCCCGTCCCTGGACGCGTGAAAGCCCTCGCGAGTGACCTGTATCCGTCGCTCGTCG of the Natronosalvus vescus genome contains:
- a CDS encoding helix-turn-helix domain-containing protein → MATVMEFTSPADEFPLGTVFENLPAVSVELERLIPHETLIIPYFWVRGAEAEDIEAAFEAHAGVINIELIDSVDDEYLLRAEWEETYFGLLSALASANIAVLSGVGTNDGWRFEVRGENREAVSEFRTICQNHDIPIEITAVHELLPVQGDGYELTETQREALVLAYERGYFDSPREASLEEVATELGITQQSLSSRLRRGHRRLIAGTLIR
- a CDS encoding transcriptional regulator, coding for MSRSALVGNVTAMLEDAGFTVSDRCAIRPKSFDIAARRGTDLVLVKILGNVDAFNQETGHEMRRLGTYLEATPLVIGLRSRDEDLKPDVVYFRHGVPVFSPDTAYNLFIEGVPPLIYAAPGGLYVNIDGDLLADERESREWSLGRLANELGVSRRTVSKYEDGMNASIEVAMALEDLFNAPLTSPVDVFDGADSVYDRETPPEEPDADPDDEEVVAVLTRAGYRVHPTLRSPFKAVSQDEDDDEDVVLTGHSQFTKAAEKRARIMSSIGHVTHTQSVYVVDRAKQDAVDGTALVEREELEALDDAAELRKVIRERAEREEAA
- a CDS encoding DUF7344 domain-containing protein, with product MDHTTSDASSTSKTLESEGAPTPEAVLLAVANDQRRAILRLLNDADEQAMAVSELANVVAEHTLDGEPPTDADRRRVHTALHHIHLPKLEDSGLVAYDSETNRVRDVTGELGQELLTVIAPHEGDEHYNGHEHK
- a CDS encoding helix-turn-helix domain-containing protein, translating into MSVIVEFQIPSADFELGRILHVEGVTSIELETLVPIGEATVPLFWIHNTTRHSFLENVQRHPAVNDASEVDVFEDRALFTLDWDANHDHVFRAIRETDGQLLSAIGTPDVWEFELRFPNHDALSEFTSHCEDAQVSLEATRVYNPTKPDAGPWYSLSKPQREAITLAVQNGYYDIPRGCTTKELADELEISDQAVTERLRRAIVALVSYTIIPPKTED
- a CDS encoding tRNA(Ile)(2)-agmatinylcytidine synthase is translated as MTVVGLDDTDSRERGMCTTYVATEIAAALSERDDVTVDRLVLVRLNPAVRYKTRGNAALAIHIEDDPDVAFSVARDVLEKRSETADERTNPGLVVADHDPDAVPDRVRSFAMDAIREQLTIEDAVTVATDSGYRHWGLGNGRGRIGALAAIGAWAALEDWTYEYISYREPARWGTPRAVDEESVFTAADRGYPTVWDTIDRGEGETVCVPHTPGPILHGIRGDDPEVVRTVANTIESEPVDGRQLFVTNQGTDVHLRNHGSLRFASEPIDGRAYRLEGWVASEPATRRGGHVFFELAGEPPAVGDGAKGSNTPIDETATGTSPRLTCAAFEPTKRFRDRVRSLHVGDRITACGEVSGGTLKLEKFAVRDLVRTERVTPTCSSCGRRMKSAGRNQGYRCRDCGTSAEEKVDRRLERDLEIGWYEVPPCARRHIAKPLVRGGFDGPTHPER
- a CDS encoding HalOD1 output domain-containing protein, which produces MESLEYQQDSKTYRAQYDQDTTTASMAVVATVTNALGVDPLELNPLHDIIDTDAVNELLRDRNLPNGFVHLSFRFAGCDISVSGDGVVTATPSELDGGANVDTGATHV
- a CDS encoding serpin family protein, whose product is METPTRASPPIDRRHVLALTGALVAGMAGCLSGEDDPATDDTGTGNGDSDSIDDTSPPEPDGNGFDDYDVPAFPQLDFVTDPDIDDDALATQIRGNVDFSLTLLAQLRGEAPTQNLFVSPYSVSVALAMTYAGARGETAEAMAEALQFRLEGDDIHAAFGALEAEFARRNEDGESVETPYGADDDENDDTPAFQLATGNALWGQEGYGFREEFLDLLEAYYGAGMQLVDFSGDTDAARETINAWVEERTNDRIEDLLQPGDISSLTRLVLTNAIYFLAPWRHDFDPADTSPGTFTGLDGSETELELMYQSTELPYAEIEGHQLVELPYANQETSMIVILPADGEFEDFEEAFSVDRLATLLEATTVPQVDLTMPKFGIESRFSLLDVMADLGMPLAGDFSGIDGDGGLEISEIIHQSFIEVDEEGTEAAAATAVAMDESAPADHVEMVVDRPFLFYIRDRPTETPLFVGRVIDGETLQEE
- a CDS encoding DUF7539 family protein produces the protein MATDADDRQLVVRAQSHLDEWTNRARTAAYNELFEGDESILTDDDVQRLDALDSALERQGGDGVWGTDRYGIHTAGVTDSDMPLGVVCVYHPQITADSVLQGGTGLDDETEERLNAALWEYSERVATRIEDYLEAFLGRIQD
- a CDS encoding OBG GTPase family GTP-binding protein, encoding MGLEEEIDAIEEEIANTPYNKSTEAHVGRLKSKLAEKKEKLQNQSSAGGGTGYSVEKTGDATVALVGFPSVGKSSMLNSLTNAESETGEYEFTTLDVNPGMCKHRGANIQMLDVPGLIEGAAIGKGDGKQVLSVVRNADLILFVLSVFEIEQYDRLQEELYDINIRVDKEPPRVTVRPKIKDGIKITSSADQDLDEDTIKEVLRDQGYVNADLNLGEKVDIDRLIDGLMENREYIPSITCVNKVDLITPEYKETVDEQLRERGLDPEEVTFISAEEEKGLEALKDRMWDNLDLIRVYMDKPGRGVDYEEPLVIQAGSTIEEAVEKLGGEMKERFRFARVSGPSATHDQQQVGDQHVLEDEDVLKLILRR